One stretch of Corynebacterium callunae DSM 20147 DNA includes these proteins:
- a CDS encoding response regulator transcription factor translates to MSKILIAEDDPGIADFIVRGLKREGFECELTDSGAQAFARAHSGDFDLMVLDLGLPHMDGADVLEQLRLLQVSMPIIVLSARTNIADRLRTLEGGADDYMPKPFQFAELLARIKLRLSAHAPTPTDARVLRHGALELDLRTQKVLVDDSWRDLSRREVDLLETFMRHPGQILSRAQLLRLVWDMDWDPGSNVVDVYIRALRKKIGAQHVETIRGSGYRLL, encoded by the coding sequence ATGAGCAAAATTCTCATCGCCGAAGATGATCCTGGCATCGCAGATTTTATTGTGCGCGGACTCAAACGCGAGGGTTTTGAGTGTGAACTTACAGATTCCGGTGCTCAAGCCTTTGCGCGTGCGCATTCAGGCGACTTTGATTTGATGGTCTTGGATCTGGGTTTGCCGCATATGGATGGCGCTGATGTGCTGGAGCAGCTGCGTTTATTGCAGGTTTCCATGCCGATAATTGTGCTCAGCGCGCGCACTAATATTGCCGATCGCCTGCGCACTTTGGAAGGTGGCGCCGATGATTATATGCCCAAGCCTTTCCAATTCGCGGAGCTTTTAGCGCGCATTAAGCTGCGCTTAAGCGCTCATGCTCCGACCCCCACCGATGCGCGGGTGCTACGCCACGGGGCCTTGGAGCTGGATTTGCGTACCCAAAAAGTGCTTGTCGACGACTCCTGGCGCGATCTTTCCCGGCGCGAAGTTGATCTTTTGGAAACCTTTATGCGTCATCCGGGGCAGATTTTATCCCGCGCTCAGCTCTTGCGTTTGGTGTGGGATATGGACTGGGATCCCGGGTCCAATGTGGTTGATGTTTATATCAGGGCGCTGCGCAAAAAGATTGGTGCGCAGCATGTAGAAACCATCCGAGGTTCTGGCTATCGCCTGCTTTAG
- a CDS encoding sensor histidine kinase, whose translation MSSPIPGTRKTPTSLRWRIVLWMTAVVFLTLGSVVLITRSVLYTEATQTANAAVEQEIEEFRRFSAEGIDPTTARAFESSHRLIEVYLSRQIPDESEAIVGIFPGELVQVDFSQLNGAHPPPLEHSEALIQEIIGSTANSGVFADPTRGATHWGKVSFLSDGNSAEGIFLVAYFAESDKEQVDSHIRTLILIGLGGLLASTLIAWIIAGQIIAPIRKLRVVASEINDSDLTRRVPVQGRDEIAQLASTFNSMLDRIEAAYKEQRQFVDDAGHELRTPITVVRGQLELMDTATPEEQARSIQLATTELDRMARMVNDLLTLAVADSGKFIHPAPTDVTELTIDIEDKARTISDRITLVDAAEGVVDLDEERITEAVLELYGNALRYSEGAVDLGSDFRGRDSQRVFRIWVRDKGPGIEEAQQQALFNRFSRGPRTPDPTHKSGAGLGLSIVQAIAQAHGGAAFVNSTPGLGSIFGLEIPAPTTAPTPVHNPDRKKDEK comes from the coding sequence ATGAGCTCTCCTATTCCCGGAACCCGAAAAACACCCACATCCCTGCGCTGGCGGATTGTTTTGTGGATGACAGCAGTGGTTTTTCTCACGCTTGGCAGTGTGGTTTTAATTACCCGTTCAGTGCTCTATACAGAGGCGACCCAAACTGCTAATGCTGCCGTTGAGCAGGAAATTGAGGAGTTTAGACGTTTTAGCGCCGAGGGTATTGATCCCACCACTGCCCGCGCCTTTGAGTCCTCGCACCGTCTTATTGAGGTTTATCTCTCCCGCCAAATTCCTGATGAAAGTGAAGCCATCGTCGGAATTTTCCCAGGAGAATTGGTACAGGTAGATTTTTCGCAGCTTAATGGTGCACATCCACCACCCCTGGAACATTCTGAAGCCCTCATCCAAGAAATTATCGGCTCAACAGCCAACTCTGGAGTTTTTGCAGATCCCACCCGTGGCGCCACTCATTGGGGAAAGGTGTCTTTCTTAAGTGATGGCAACTCCGCTGAGGGTATTTTCTTGGTTGCCTATTTTGCAGAATCGGATAAAGAGCAGGTGGATTCTCATATCCGCACGCTCATTTTGATTGGTTTGGGTGGATTACTGGCTTCTACTTTGATTGCCTGGATTATTGCGGGCCAGATCATTGCACCGATTCGCAAGCTGCGCGTTGTGGCTTCAGAGATTAATGACTCTGATTTAACCCGGCGTGTGCCGGTGCAGGGCCGCGATGAAATTGCGCAATTGGCCAGCACTTTTAATTCCATGTTGGATCGGATTGAGGCCGCTTATAAGGAACAACGCCAATTTGTAGATGATGCTGGTCACGAACTCCGCACTCCAATTACGGTGGTGCGCGGGCAATTGGAGCTTATGGATACTGCAACTCCGGAGGAACAAGCACGTTCCATTCAATTAGCCACCACGGAGCTGGATCGCATGGCGCGCATGGTTAATGATCTCCTAACTTTGGCAGTGGCTGATTCTGGAAAATTCATCCACCCCGCCCCCACTGATGTCACTGAATTAACCATTGATATTGAGGATAAAGCCCGCACTATTAGTGATCGCATAACACTGGTTGATGCTGCTGAAGGTGTGGTTGATCTTGATGAAGAGCGCATCACTGAGGCTGTTCTTGAGCTTTATGGCAATGCTTTGCGCTATAGCGAGGGTGCCGTTGATTTGGGTTCCGATTTCCGCGGCAGAGATTCCCAGCGAGTGTTCCGAATTTGGGTGCGCGATAAAGGCCCCGGCATTGAAGAGGCTCAGCAGCAGGCACTATTTAATCGCTTTTCCCGCGGCCCCCGCACCCCTGATCCAACCCACAAATCCGGCGCTGGCCTGGGCCTATCCATTGTCCAAGCAATCGCGCAGGCACATGGTGGCGCAGCCTTTGTAAATTCCACCCCTGGCTTGGGTTCCATTTTTGGGCTGGAAATCCCCGCCCCAACAACAGCCCCCACCCCAGTACACAATCCCGACCGCAAAAAGGATGAAAAATGA
- a CDS encoding DedA family protein, giving the protein MTDQLVTWVEALMTAPIYYPILALVVIIDSILPLIPSETILSVSGAWSGSSGIPNLLGIITVATLAAVVGDNLCYFFGTRLIKIVDQIPGDSGRGKALIWARKNLNERDVSTIIIARFIPWARWFVTIILGSVGYSWGRFVLWDSIGAFIWATQGTLLGYLGGRLFQDQPLIGLLLGASLGITFGFLLQWLNRAWEKSRAQKTVA; this is encoded by the coding sequence TTGACAGATCAGCTGGTGACTTGGGTGGAAGCCCTCATGACAGCGCCTATTTATTACCCAATTCTGGCGCTAGTTGTGATTATTGACAGTATTCTCCCGCTCATCCCCAGCGAGACAATTCTTTCGGTATCCGGAGCTTGGTCCGGTTCAAGTGGAATTCCCAATCTTTTGGGAATTATTACAGTGGCAACCCTAGCTGCAGTTGTTGGCGATAATCTGTGTTATTTCTTTGGCACCCGTTTGATCAAAATTGTTGATCAAATCCCTGGTGATTCCGGCCGTGGCAAAGCCCTGATCTGGGCTCGGAAAAACCTTAATGAACGAGATGTTTCTACTATTATTATCGCCCGTTTTATACCCTGGGCCAGGTGGTTTGTCACCATCATCTTGGGTTCGGTGGGATATTCCTGGGGGCGCTTTGTGTTGTGGGATTCTATCGGCGCCTTTATTTGGGCAACTCAAGGTACTTTGCTGGGTTATCTTGGCGGTCGACTCTTCCAAGACCAGCCACTAATTGGGCTGTTATTGGGCGCGAGTTTAGGTATTACTTTTGGATTTCTCTTGCAGTGGCTTAACCGTGCGTGGGAGAAATCGCGAGCACAAAAAACTGTTGCATAA
- a CDS encoding metallophosphoesterase, with protein MDKVLAKAKTLALTLAGLAGAGVAVAAWGNAELRNFELKTQTLPLLEPGTLRGKKEFRLLHISDLHMIPGQETKKAWVSALDSLNPDLVVNTGDNLSDKKAVPDTLRALGPLLDRPGMFIFGTNDYWAPKPVNPFGYLLGKKRPVSHIDLPWESMRAAFIERGWQDATHKRLEFQVGSVRLAAAGVDDPHHDLDKYDLIAGAPNQDADLSLALLHAPEPRVLKKFADDGYQLSLSGHTHGGQLCLPGGHAIVTNCNIDRKRANGLHKFENMWMHVSNGLGTSKFVPFRIFCRPSATLLKITEKPS; from the coding sequence GTGGATAAGGTGTTAGCTAAAGCCAAAACCCTTGCCCTTACCCTCGCTGGCCTCGCTGGAGCTGGTGTCGCAGTCGCTGCCTGGGGCAATGCAGAATTAAGAAACTTCGAGCTCAAGACGCAGACCTTGCCTCTTTTAGAGCCTGGAACTTTGCGCGGCAAAAAAGAATTCCGCCTGCTGCACATTTCTGATCTGCATATGATTCCTGGCCAAGAAACTAAGAAGGCCTGGGTCTCTGCCCTCGATTCCCTCAATCCAGACCTGGTGGTCAATACCGGCGACAACTTGAGCGACAAAAAAGCTGTCCCCGATACCCTCCGCGCACTCGGCCCACTATTGGATCGCCCCGGCATGTTTATTTTTGGAACCAATGATTATTGGGCCCCCAAGCCAGTTAATCCTTTTGGATATCTACTTGGTAAAAAGCGCCCCGTCAGCCATATCGATCTGCCTTGGGAATCCATGCGCGCTGCTTTTATCGAACGCGGCTGGCAAGACGCCACCCACAAACGCCTGGAATTCCAGGTAGGTTCAGTGCGTTTAGCCGCAGCTGGTGTTGACGATCCGCACCATGACTTAGATAAATATGATCTCATTGCTGGAGCTCCCAACCAAGATGCCGATCTCAGCTTGGCGCTCTTGCACGCTCCTGAACCACGCGTACTTAAAAAGTTTGCCGATGATGGCTACCAGCTCTCACTTTCCGGCCATACTCATGGCGGTCAGCTCTGCCTGCCAGGTGGACATGCGATTGTGACAAACTGCAATATTGACCGCAAACGAGCCAATGGATTGCACAAATTTGAGAATATGTGGATGCATGTTTCCAATGGTTTAGGCACCTCCAAATTTGTGCCATTTAGAATCTTCTGCCGCCCTAGCGCCACCCTGCTTAAAATCACCGAAAAACCAAGTTAA
- a CDS encoding GatB/YqeY domain-containing protein: MSELKDKIRADLTASMKARDKDTTGTLRMLLSALTQEETTGTKHELNDEEVLKVIAREIKKRRESADVYAENGRQELADVELKEAGILEAYQPTQLDDEELNALIDDAIAEVGGEASMKQMGQIMKAATAKAAGRVDGKRLSTAVKSRLN, encoded by the coding sequence ATGAGTGAACTAAAAGATAAAATCCGCGCGGACCTAACCGCTTCCATGAAGGCCCGCGACAAGGACACCACTGGCACCTTGCGCATGCTGCTTTCTGCACTGACGCAGGAAGAAACCACCGGAACCAAGCACGAGCTTAATGACGAAGAAGTTTTGAAGGTCATTGCTCGTGAGATCAAGAAGCGTCGCGAATCTGCCGATGTCTACGCCGAAAACGGTCGCCAGGAGCTTGCCGATGTTGAGCTTAAAGAGGCTGGCATCTTGGAGGCTTATCAGCCCACCCAGCTTGACGACGAAGAGCTAAATGCGCTTATCGACGACGCGATCGCTGAGGTTGGTGGCGAAGCCTCCATGAAGCAGATGGGTCAGATTATGAAGGCCGCAACTGCTAAGGCTGCTGGTCGAGTAGACGGAAAACGACTCTCCACCGCAGTGAAGAGCCGTTTGAACTAA
- a CDS encoding transglycosylase domain-containing protein: MSITNSLSKLIASTVAAGVLGALALVPLASISGVAVARTEDTMQTNLSDLTDGRGPGVTTITDSTNQPIAYIYAQRRFEVTGDQISQTMKDAIVSIEDRRFYEHDGVDLQGFGRAILTNLFAGGVEQGASTLNQQYVKNFLLLVEADDEAEQAAAVETSIPRKLREMQMASTLDDKLSKDEILTRYLNIVPFGNGAYGIESAAQTYFGIPAAQLSIPQSAMLAGIVQSSSYLNPYTNHDAVFERRNTVLDAMASTGTITPEEAAAYQQEPLGVLDSPQGLTNGCIGAGDRGFFCDYALQYLSEQGITQDMLAKDSYTIKLTLDPQVQDAARSAVSTYVDPSTPGVAEVVNVIKPGEQSHDILAMTSSRNYGLNLDAGETMLSQTASMVGNGAGSIFKIFTAAAAIQQGAGLDTTLQVPTRYEARGMGTGGADNCPANTYCVENAGTYPAQMTLQEALAKSPNTPFVELIEQVGVSNVVDLSVKLGLRSYTDAGSFDGESSIADYMKDHNLGSYTLGPTAVNPLELSNVAATIASGGVWCEPNPIVSVHDRDGNEVYIDRPDCERAIEPETAQALAVGMSQDIISGTAATAAKQYGWTLPTAAKTGTTESNQSSSFMGFNSNFAAVPYIYNDGTTTADLCSSPVRQCGDGNLFGGNEPAQTWFDMAVSVPAAQQGTLPANSSAFKLGSAGELLNRVVGQTEAAARRTLEAEGYKATTRTASGTGQARGTVVSATPQDAVLVDGATVILNISDGTSPAPAVTAPTNNAPATTAPAAPATGGTTIEDVINDAIGQLLGN, encoded by the coding sequence GTGTCCATCACAAATTCTCTGTCGAAGCTCATTGCATCCACTGTTGCTGCAGGCGTCCTTGGCGCCTTAGCCCTCGTGCCATTAGCCAGCATTTCTGGCGTGGCCGTAGCGCGCACGGAAGATACGATGCAAACCAATCTTTCGGATCTCACTGACGGTCGTGGACCCGGTGTCACCACCATCACCGACTCCACCAACCAGCCAATTGCTTATATTTACGCACAAAGGCGCTTTGAAGTTACCGGAGATCAGATCTCGCAGACGATGAAAGATGCCATTGTCTCTATTGAGGACCGCCGCTTTTATGAGCACGATGGCGTTGACCTCCAGGGATTTGGCCGCGCAATCCTCACCAACCTTTTTGCCGGTGGTGTGGAGCAGGGTGCGTCTACCCTTAATCAGCAATATGTAAAGAACTTCCTGCTGCTGGTGGAAGCAGATGATGAGGCTGAGCAAGCGGCGGCCGTGGAAACTTCTATTCCTCGTAAATTGCGCGAAATGCAGATGGCATCCACCTTGGATGACAAACTGAGCAAGGATGAGATCCTCACTCGCTATCTCAATATCGTGCCTTTTGGCAATGGTGCTTACGGCATTGAATCCGCAGCTCAAACCTACTTTGGCATTCCAGCTGCACAACTTTCAATTCCACAGTCAGCAATGCTGGCTGGCATTGTGCAGTCCTCTTCCTACCTCAACCCCTACACCAACCACGATGCAGTTTTTGAGCGTCGTAATACGGTGTTGGACGCGATGGCTAGCACCGGAACCATCACTCCCGAGGAAGCCGCTGCCTACCAGCAAGAACCACTTGGGGTGCTAGATAGTCCACAGGGTCTAACAAATGGTTGCATTGGTGCCGGCGACCGCGGATTCTTCTGTGATTACGCACTGCAATACCTCTCTGAGCAGGGCATTACCCAGGATATGTTGGCCAAGGATTCTTATACCATCAAGCTCACCCTGGATCCGCAGGTACAAGATGCGGCGCGCAGTGCTGTATCCACCTATGTTGATCCCAGCACTCCAGGCGTTGCTGAGGTGGTTAACGTTATTAAGCCCGGCGAGCAGTCCCATGACATTTTGGCTATGACATCCTCCCGCAACTACGGCCTCAACCTCGATGCGGGCGAGACCATGCTGTCTCAAACTGCTTCCATGGTGGGCAATGGTGCAGGTTCGATTTTTAAGATTTTCACCGCTGCAGCAGCTATCCAGCAAGGCGCTGGATTGGATACCACGCTCCAGGTTCCAACTCGCTATGAAGCTCGTGGCATGGGAACGGGCGGTGCCGATAACTGTCCAGCCAATACCTATTGTGTGGAAAATGCGGGCACTTACCCTGCCCAGATGACCTTGCAGGAAGCTTTGGCTAAATCCCCCAATACTCCTTTTGTGGAGTTGATTGAGCAAGTAGGCGTCTCAAACGTAGTTGATCTTTCCGTCAAGCTAGGTTTGCGCAGCTACACCGATGCAGGTTCCTTTGATGGCGAATCTTCCATCGCGGATTATATGAAAGACCACAACCTTGGTTCCTACACCTTGGGACCAACTGCGGTTAATCCTCTGGAGCTCTCCAATGTGGCTGCAACTATCGCATCCGGTGGCGTGTGGTGTGAGCCTAATCCAATTGTCAGCGTGCACGACCGCGATGGCAATGAGGTTTATATTGACCGCCCCGATTGTGAACGCGCCATTGAACCTGAAACCGCTCAGGCCTTGGCAGTTGGTATGAGCCAGGACATCATCAGCGGTACCGCAGCAACCGCCGCTAAGCAATACGGTTGGACGCTGCCAACTGCGGCCAAGACGGGTACCACTGAGTCCAATCAGTCATCCTCATTTATGGGCTTTAACAGCAACTTTGCCGCTGTGCCTTATATCTACAATGACGGCACCACCACCGCAGATCTGTGCTCTAGCCCAGTGCGCCAGTGCGGCGATGGCAACCTCTTTGGTGGCAATGAGCCTGCCCAAACCTGGTTTGATATGGCCGTTTCAGTACCAGCAGCGCAGCAGGGCACCCTGCCCGCCAATAGCTCTGCCTTCAAACTCGGCAGTGCCGGTGAGCTATTAAACCGCGTAGTCGGCCAAACCGAGGCAGCAGCGCGCCGCACTCTGGAGGCCGAGGGGTACAAAGCAACAACGCGCACCGCCAGCGGAACTGGTCAGGCACGTGGCACCGTGGTCAGTGCGACCCCGCAGGACGCAGTGCTTGTCGACGGGGCCACTGTGATTTTGAATATTTCAGATGGGACCAGCCCAGCTCCCGCAGTAACGGCGCCAACTAATAATGCTCCGGCGACCACAGCTCCGGCGGCTCCTGCTACGGGTGGCACTACCATCGAAGACGTCATCAATGACGCGATCGGGCAGCTCCTCGGAAATTAG
- a CDS encoding WhiB family transcriptional regulator has product MTSVISEQRNNTFSRDNIQSSTVETERGEWITQAKCRNGDPDALFVRGAAQRRAAAICRHCPVAMQCCADALDNKVEFGVWGGLTERQRRALLRKNPHITNWAEYLAQGGDIPAV; this is encoded by the coding sequence ATGACGTCTGTTATTTCAGAACAGCGCAACAACACCTTTTCCAGGGATAATATCCAATCCTCAACTGTGGAGACGGAGCGCGGCGAGTGGATTACCCAGGCAAAGTGTCGCAACGGCGATCCCGATGCACTCTTTGTACGCGGTGCGGCACAGCGCCGAGCAGCAGCGATTTGCCGGCACTGCCCAGTAGCCATGCAGTGCTGCGCCGATGCCTTGGATAACAAGGTGGAATTTGGTGTGTGGGGCGGTCTGACCGAACGTCAGCGCCGTGCCCTCCTGCGGAAAAACCCTCATATCACCAATTGGGCTGAGTACTTGGCTCAAGGCGGAGACATCCCGGCTGTCTAG
- a CDS encoding DUF4177 domain-containing protein produces the protein MTKWEYATVPLITHATKQILDTWGEDGWELVSVMPGMNPENLVAYMKREVA, from the coding sequence ATGACTAAATGGGAATATGCCACCGTACCTTTGATTACTCACGCTACAAAACAAATCCTTGATACTTGGGGTGAAGATGGCTGGGAGCTCGTCTCTGTCATGCCAGGAATGAACCCAGAGAATCTGGTTGCTTATATGAAGCGCGAGGTGGCTTAA
- a CDS encoding RidA family protein, whose amino-acid sequence MATTSERLAELGITLPTVAAPVAAYVPAVQVGNQVWTSGQLPFVAGQLPATGKVGAEVSPEDAADYARTAALNALAAIDALVGIDNVTRVLKIVGFVASSTDFGGQPAVINGASNLMVEVFGEAGAHARSAVGVAELPLNSPVEVEVIVEVAS is encoded by the coding sequence ATGGCTACCACTTCTGAGCGTTTGGCTGAACTCGGCATTACATTGCCAACCGTGGCAGCTCCAGTTGCTGCCTATGTACCTGCAGTACAGGTAGGAAACCAGGTTTGGACCTCTGGCCAGCTTCCTTTCGTAGCAGGTCAGTTGCCTGCTACCGGCAAGGTAGGTGCTGAGGTTTCCCCTGAGGATGCAGCTGATTATGCGCGTACTGCTGCCTTGAATGCTTTGGCTGCCATCGATGCTCTCGTAGGCATCGACAACGTCACTCGCGTTTTGAAGATTGTTGGTTTTGTGGCTTCTAGCACTGATTTTGGTGGCCAGCCAGCAGTAATCAACGGCGCATCCAACCTCATGGTTGAGGTATTCGGCGAGGCTGGCGCGCATGCTCGCTCCGCCGTTGGCGTCGCAGAGCTACCCCTCAACTCCCCAGTCGAGGTTGAGGTTATCGTCGAGGTAGCTTCTTAA
- a CDS encoding MBL fold metallo-hydrolase, whose product MEHPAYSQLRPVTPSASVVLCPNPGYSSLEGTNSWVIRAPEDPRSIVIDPGPEDEGHLNVLHSKAEEVGLVLLTHRHHDHADGAQRFRQLTGAPVRAMDPTYCARGEQLVDGEIITIDGVTPQIEVVATPGHTRDSVSFFIWSGTPHESTLEGIVTGDTIAGRHTTMISETDGDLGEYLNSLAILEQRGADVPLLPGHGPNGENVAAFARKYIDRRELRLNQIREVWATEGRDISMKHLIDAIYDDVDPVLRGAAEQSTHVAIRYLQAQEAAAS is encoded by the coding sequence ATGGAGCATCCTGCTTACAGCCAATTGCGGCCGGTTACCCCGTCCGCATCTGTTGTTTTGTGCCCTAACCCAGGCTATAGCTCGCTGGAGGGCACCAATTCTTGGGTTATCCGGGCACCTGAAGACCCCCGGAGCATCGTCATCGATCCAGGCCCCGAAGACGAGGGCCACCTTAATGTCTTGCACTCCAAGGCTGAAGAGGTTGGATTGGTATTGTTGACTCACCGCCACCACGATCATGCTGATGGCGCACAACGTTTCCGCCAGCTCACTGGAGCACCAGTTCGCGCGATGGACCCTACCTACTGCGCACGCGGTGAGCAGCTGGTTGACGGCGAGATCATCACTATTGACGGTGTCACCCCACAGATCGAGGTTGTGGCCACACCAGGCCATACCCGTGATTCTGTGTCCTTCTTCATTTGGAGTGGTACTCCTCATGAATCCACCTTAGAGGGCATTGTCACCGGCGATACCATCGCTGGCCGCCACACCACAATGATCTCCGAAACCGATGGTGACTTGGGAGAATACCTAAACTCTCTCGCAATTTTGGAGCAGCGTGGCGCTGATGTCCCACTGCTTCCAGGCCACGGTCCTAATGGTGAAAACGTTGCGGCTTTTGCTCGCAAGTATATTGATCGTCGTGAACTTCGCCTTAACCAGATCCGCGAAGTTTGGGCTACCGAAGGCCGTGACATCTCCATGAAGCATCTAATTGATGCCATCTACGATGATGTTGATCCCGTTCTGCGTGGTGCTGCCGAGCAGTCCACCCATGTTGCTATCCGTTACCTCCAGGCGCAGGAAGCTGCGGCTTCTTAA
- the glxR gene encoding CRP-like cAMP-activated global transcriptional regulator GlxR — protein MEGVQEILSRAGIFQGVDPTAVNNLIQDMETVRFPRGVTIFDEGEPGDRLYIITSGKVKLARHAPDGRENLLTIMGPSDMFGELSIFDPGPRTSSAVCVTEVHAATMNSEMLRNWVADHPAIAEQLLRVLARRLRRTNASLADLIFTDVPGRVAKTLLQLANRFGTQEAGALRVNHDLTQEEIAQLVGASRETVNKALATFAHRGWIRLEGKSVLIVDTEHLARRAR, from the coding sequence GTGGAAGGTGTTCAGGAAATCCTGTCCCGTGCAGGAATTTTTCAAGGCGTTGACCCAACGGCAGTAAATAACCTTATCCAGGATATGGAAACCGTTCGATTCCCTCGCGGAGTAACCATCTTTGACGAGGGCGAGCCAGGCGACCGACTTTACATCATCACCTCCGGCAAGGTTAAGCTTGCCCGCCACGCTCCTGACGGACGTGAAAACCTGTTGACCATTATGGGACCTTCCGACATGTTCGGTGAGCTCTCCATCTTCGATCCAGGCCCACGTACCTCTTCCGCAGTCTGCGTTACCGAAGTTCACGCAGCAACCATGAACTCCGAAATGCTGCGCAACTGGGTAGCTGACCACCCTGCCATTGCAGAGCAGCTGCTGCGCGTGCTGGCTCGTCGCCTGCGCCGCACCAACGCTTCCCTGGCAGACTTGATCTTCACTGACGTTCCTGGCCGTGTTGCCAAGACCCTACTGCAGCTAGCCAACCGCTTCGGCACCCAAGAAGCTGGCGCGCTGCGCGTTAACCACGACCTCACCCAGGAAGAAATCGCACAGCTTGTGGGCGCTTCCCGTGAGACCGTTAACAAGGCTCTGGCTACCTTTGCACATCGTGGCTGGATTCGCCTTGAGGGTAAGTCCGTATTGATTGTTGATACCGAGCACCTTGCACGACGCGCTCGCTAA
- the nth gene encoding endonuclease III encodes MGSITPQKRPRVGSHLANKGQETEIGRKRRARRINRTLAVAYPDAHCELNFRNPLELTVATILSAQCTDVRVNQVTPALFARYQMAQDYASADRSELEEMIRPTGFYRNKANSLIGLGEALVSQYDGEVPGTLEQLVELPGVGRKTANVVLGNAFGVPGITVDTHFGRLARRLKLTELEDPVKIEQEMNVLIEKSEWTMFSHRLIFHGRRICHSRRAACGACMLAADCPSFGLAGPADPLEAQKLIKSDDREHLLKMAGIE; translated from the coding sequence ATGGGATCTATAACTCCGCAGAAGCGCCCCCGCGTGGGTTCTCACCTTGCCAACAAAGGCCAGGAGACCGAAATTGGGCGCAAAAGGCGAGCTCGACGCATAAATCGCACCCTTGCCGTGGCATATCCCGACGCTCACTGTGAGTTAAATTTTAGAAACCCCCTCGAGCTGACCGTGGCAACCATCTTGTCGGCGCAGTGCACTGACGTGCGGGTAAACCAAGTGACCCCGGCTCTATTCGCGCGCTATCAAATGGCACAGGACTACGCTTCGGCAGACCGCAGTGAGCTGGAGGAAATGATCCGTCCCACGGGGTTTTATCGTAATAAGGCCAATTCCCTCATTGGCCTCGGTGAAGCTTTAGTAAGCCAATATGATGGCGAGGTTCCGGGCACGCTGGAGCAATTGGTGGAACTTCCCGGGGTAGGGCGAAAAACCGCCAATGTGGTTTTGGGTAATGCTTTTGGAGTACCTGGCATTACTGTTGATACTCATTTTGGCAGGCTAGCGCGACGATTAAAGCTGACGGAATTGGAAGATCCAGTAAAAATTGAGCAAGAGATGAATGTTCTCATTGAGAAATCAGAGTGGACTATGTTCTCGCACCGGCTTATCTTCCATGGACGTAGAATATGCCATAGCCGACGCGCTGCTTGTGGAGCGTGCATGCTGGCTGCGGATTGTCCATCATTTGGACTCGCGGGGCCGGCAGATCCTTTAGAGGCTCAAAAATTAATCAAGAGTGATGATAGGGAGCACCTGCTGAAGATGGCAGGGATTGAATAA
- a CDS encoding TlpA family protein disulfide reductase codes for MTSSAKWSLVGVVVILAALVAILPRLLGGSATDTSADKAAGQDEGASTSVISQRPDCVATSVAGVELPCLGGTSGVGNDKPTVVNLWAWWCEPCRDELPIFEQFAEAHSELNVIGVHADANAANGAALLDDLGVNLPSYQDDSNLFAGTLGLPSVVPITVVVSASGEVIGTFPTPFTSVDQLNNAVIEVL; via the coding sequence ATGACAAGCAGTGCAAAGTGGTCGCTAGTTGGCGTAGTGGTAATTCTTGCTGCGTTGGTGGCTATTCTGCCACGTCTTTTGGGTGGCTCTGCCACCGATACCTCCGCTGACAAGGCTGCGGGGCAGGACGAGGGGGCGTCGACAAGCGTTATTTCCCAACGCCCAGATTGCGTTGCCACTAGTGTGGCGGGCGTGGAACTGCCGTGTTTGGGTGGGACAAGCGGTGTGGGAAATGATAAGCCGACCGTGGTGAATCTGTGGGCGTGGTGGTGTGAACCTTGCCGCGATGAACTGCCTATTTTTGAGCAATTTGCGGAGGCGCATTCAGAACTTAATGTCATTGGGGTGCATGCTGACGCCAACGCCGCTAATGGTGCAGCACTGCTTGATGATCTTGGAGTGAATTTGCCTAGCTACCAGGATGATTCCAATCTTTTTGCGGGTACCTTGGGGCTGCCTTCGGTTGTTCCAATTACCGTAGTTGTTTCCGCATCGGGCGAGGTTATTGGCACTTTTCCGACTCCATTTACCTCTGTTGATCAGCTTAATAATGCCGTTATTGAGGTACTCTAA